Genomic segment of Candidatus Thermoplasmatota archaeon:
AATTATATCGTAAGCGCCCGTAACAATAGATACTTCTTTCACGTTTTTAAATTCGGCAATTTTTGAAGCTACACTTTCTACAGTACCGGAAGCTACTTTTATTAGTACGTATACGAATTCCATAGCTGCTCACTCAAGCGAAATTGCACCGTTAGGACAGGCCTCAGTGCAGGCACCGCATTCCACACATTCGTCATTATTAACTTTTGCATGTCCATTAACTGTTATTGCGTTTACAGGACAAACTTCGGTACAAGCGCCACAGCCGTCACAGTTTTCTATAGTTACGTGAGCAGGCATTTTTGTCA
This window contains:
- a CDS encoding 4Fe-4S binding protein; this translates as MPAHVTIENCDGCGACTEVCPVNAITVNGHAKVNNDECVECGACTEACPNGAISLE
- a CDS encoding Lrp/AsnC ligand binding domain-containing protein; translated protein: MEFVYVLIKVASGTVESVASKIAEFKNVKEVSIVTGAYDIIAKIESEYITDILTTVVRGLRQVEGVVSTETLVVVKL